A single genomic interval of Lathyrus oleraceus cultivar Zhongwan6 chromosome 7, CAAS_Psat_ZW6_1.0, whole genome shotgun sequence harbors:
- the LOC127105677 gene encoding uncharacterized protein LOC127105677, with amino-acid sequence MDFGRRSVKKYNLINPKIDELKKLVSSIADPIGFRDRYGALIYLLTLRMEEGLLQTLVQFYDPVYHCFTFPDYQLMPTLEEYAQLLHIPVADTVPFSGSEKLPEHSSLAKVLYMKKSEFKNNFTTKGGLPGFTAKFLMGKVSYFASQGCDIIVEHLFALLIYGLLLFPNIEGFVDSYAIRIFLSGNHVPTLLRDTYHSIHYRTLKGGGTIVCCIPLLYKWFVSHLPKSAAFWDRKSGLQWSQRIMSLTQSDIAGYSRVLDDVKIIDSCGEFPNVPLMGTKGIISYNPLLSRRQLGYPMKDKPPNILLEGIFLRDNEEDPTMKERVVRAWHRVCRKGRLELGKKDCTSYEPYLQWIRARAIQLEMPYPHHDPIKPAPLKTPYLPLDDKEELKATLERVKKERDAWKDKAQVLEMENEELQRQLKEQSGEDRAGKRPRVQEDLFSSGTTDYSRIPQSSGAWKGLVDSLVKEKAFMQKAYEERIERLEGQLLLVYARPDDTCP; translated from the coding sequence atggattttggacggagaagtgtgaaaaagtacaatctcatcaatccaaagatagatgaactaaagaaactggtttcttcgatcgcagatcctattggtttcagagacagatatggggcacttatatatttattgacacttaggatggaagaagggttattgcagacattagtacagttctatgatccagtctatcactgtttcacattcccagactatcaactcatgcctacattggaagagtatgcccagttgcttcacatcccagttgctgatacagtacctttctctggttcagaaaagttacccgagcacagttctcttgcaaaagtgttgtacatgaagaagtcagaattcaagaataacttcaccaccaaaggaggacttccaggtttcactgccaagttcttaatggggaaggtttcttattttgccagtcaaggttgtgatattattgtggagcatctgttcgccttgttgatctacggtttgttactatttcctaatattgaaggttttgtggattcatatgctatacgcatcttcctaagtggtaatcatgttccaactttgctcagagacacctatcattccatccattaccgtactttgaaaggaggaggaaccatagtctgctgtataccgttactctacaaatggtttgtctctcatcttcctaagtcagctgctttttgggatcgcaagtcaggacttcagtggtcacagaggattatgtctcttacccagtcagatattgcagggtatagtagagttttagacgatgtgaagatcattgatagttgcggggagttccccaatgtgcccctcatgggcacaaagggaatcatttcttataatccaTTACTTTctaggagacaactcggttaccctatgaaggacaagcctcctaacattcttttagaaggtattttcttgagggataacgaggaggaccctaccatgaaagagagagtagtaagagcttggcatcgtgtttgtcgcaaagggagacttgaattgggtaagaaagattgtacctcctatgagccgtacctccagtggatcagagccagagctatacagttggaaatgccatacccacatcatgatcctatcaaacccgctccgttgaagaccccctaccttccgctagatgacaaagaagaactcaaagccaccttggagagggtcaagaaagagagagacgcttggaaggataaggcccaggtgctcgaaatggaaaatgaagaacttcagagacagttaaaggagcagagtggagaagatcgtgcaggtaaacgtccaagggtgcaagaggatttattttcctcaggcacaacagattactcccggattccacagtcctcaggtgcatggaaaggtcttgtagacagtttggtgaaggagaaagcttttatgcagaaggcctatgaagaaagaattgagagacttgaaggacaactcctacttgtttatgctcgtcctgatgacacatgtccttaa